One Denticeps clupeoides unplaced genomic scaffold, fDenClu1.1, whole genome shotgun sequence DNA segment encodes these proteins:
- the LOC114783726 gene encoding growth arrest-specific protein 1-like, whose amino-acid sequence MGSWLLCALPLLLAAGDAQLVCWQALLRCHGERECDLAYSQYLSACDGTIRGTGRQCPSHCISALVRLNQTVHGPDLETCDCGRDAECRRAKRAIEPCLPRTHQAGDSDGDIGCTEARQRCEEEPGCHASLTAYLSYCGQLFNGRKCSSRCRSTIQQMLFIPSGVLLNQCVCDGVERPFCEVVKENMSRLCSMGDVDHPEGEDFYEDEDEDSKAEREFMEADSMETFSFSSSLHSSSRVLALLAMLVLTGC is encoded by the coding sequence ATGGGCTCCTGGCTCCTGTGCGccctgccgctgctgctggcgGCCGGGGACGCGCAGCTGGTCTGCTGGCAGGCGCTGCTCCGGTGTCACGGGGAGCGGGAGTGCGACCTCGCCTACAGCCAGTACCTGTCCGCCTGCGACGGGACCATCCGGGGGACCGGGCGCCAGTGTCCCAGCCACTGCATCTCCGCGCTGGTGCGCCTCAACCAGACGGTCCACGGGCCGGACCTGGAGACCTGCGACTGCGGCCGCGACGCCGAGTGTCGCCGCGCCAAGCGCGCCATCGAGCCGTGCCTGCCGCGCACCCACCAGGCCGGCGACAGCGACGGCGACATTGGCTGCACCGAGGCGCGCCAGCGCTGCGAGGAGGAGCCCGGCTGCCACGCGTCCCTCACCGCCTACCTGTCCTACTGCGGACAGCTCTTCAACGGCAGGAAGTGCTCGTCCAGGTGCAGGAGCACCATCCAGCAGATGCTCTTCATCCCCAGCGGCGTCCTGCTCAACCAGTGCGTGTGCGACGGGGTGGAGAGACCCTTCTGTGAGGTGGTGAAGGAGAACATGAGCAGGCTCTGCAGCATGGGAGACGTGGACCATCCAGAGGGAGAGGACTTCTACGAGGACGAAGACGAGGACTCCAAGGCCGAGAGGGAGTTCATGGAGGCCGATTCCATGGAGACCttttccttctccagctcccTGCACTCGTCCAGCcgggtgctggcgctgctggccATGCTCGTGCTGACCGGCTGCTAG